One part of the Niveispirillum cyanobacteriorum genome encodes these proteins:
- a CDS encoding helicase-related protein — MPNERFRADAALAPLKVFQRRTVDYVFDRLYGQDDPVRQFLVADEVGLGKTMVARGVIARMIEHLWDSTKRIDILYICSNQAIAAQNLNRLNVLGRRELALPTRMTLVPLQLRDQAGLDANRVNFISLTPGTTFDLRSATGVTQERALLFHLLRDLVTRPRGLHNLLQVTAGVEGWSRAVDNLTLEGVDKRIIERFRRDVQADRDIFEELERICELFPRRRDTYPAEMTQPRNSLVARLRAKLSHACVDALQPDLIVMDEFQRFRDLLHGDSDAAILARELFDYSGGDGHAARTLLLSATPYRMLTLAGDEPDEGDHYQDFLETLSFLYGREKGPEVAATLAREMRAFRGLLHALPQSHASAVETRQTIERRLRRVIARTERVASTVERDSMMSEPPITVSIAPADLAQASAVSQVARTLDAPEIIEYWKSSPYLLNFMRHYSLKRLLEDQIDAPSAVLRTAIQAARPAMLDHDAIDTYAPLDPANGRMRAIMDDIFGQHLEQNLWIPAAMPYYGEARAGAPLTKALIFSSWSMVPDAVAALLSYEAERRMGVGESGRRYFEQHRLRPLQFRQDHGRLAGLRALLLIYPSPALAELADPLAVFSETGTALSLEEMRSAVGDRLKPALGALKEGAVSHQDAHSAEWAAPAVIDDLLGARSRAWLEATHGMRALASEDAFHDHITELAAAVKTHDIGALSDDLSDLLVDVALGSPAVCALRALKRIAPELAWDDPRLLSAAAEVAWSFRALFNQHDAVALLRRDTDDHYWRRVLAYCAQHNLQAVLDEYAHYLVDAEGLGAYPAYDRAIGVARAMAQALAIRPSQIDVDDVQVDGESLAISKFQMRGRFAMRLADYKDEDGAVARLGGVRDAFNSPFRPFVLATTSVGQEGLDFHPYCYRVYHWNLPGNPVDLEQREGRVHRFKGHAVRLNLAERQAAVVRGRGQAPDDPWKLMFEHARSEAAVDTDLIPYWIYEGSVRVERRVPMLPFSREVTRLAWLKRSLTVYRLAFGQPRQDDLLDYLQTLAGDGMDSNLLTDLQIRLEPEVFDRSA, encoded by the coding sequence ATGCCGAATGAACGGTTTCGCGCCGACGCGGCGCTCGCTCCCCTCAAGGTCTTTCAGCGGCGCACCGTCGACTACGTCTTCGATCGGCTCTACGGCCAGGACGATCCTGTCCGCCAGTTCCTGGTCGCCGACGAAGTCGGCCTCGGCAAGACGATGGTGGCGCGCGGGGTCATCGCCCGCATGATCGAACACCTGTGGGACAGCACCAAGCGGATCGACATCCTCTACATCTGCTCGAACCAGGCGATCGCCGCCCAGAACCTCAACCGGCTGAACGTCCTCGGGCGGCGCGAGCTGGCCCTGCCGACCCGCATGACGCTCGTTCCCCTGCAACTGCGCGACCAGGCGGGCCTCGACGCCAACAGGGTGAACTTCATCAGCCTGACGCCGGGCACGACCTTCGATCTGCGCTCCGCGACGGGCGTGACGCAGGAGCGCGCCTTGCTGTTCCATCTCCTGCGCGACCTCGTTACGCGCCCGCGCGGCCTGCACAATCTGTTGCAGGTCACGGCCGGCGTCGAGGGTTGGAGCCGCGCCGTGGACAACCTCACCCTCGAAGGCGTCGACAAGCGCATCATCGAGCGTTTCCGCCGCGACGTGCAGGCGGATCGCGACATCTTCGAGGAACTCGAACGGATTTGCGAACTCTTCCCGCGCCGCCGGGACACCTATCCCGCAGAAATGACACAGCCCCGCAACAGCCTGGTCGCCCGGCTCCGCGCCAAGCTGTCCCACGCCTGCGTGGATGCGCTGCAACCCGACCTCATCGTCATGGACGAGTTCCAGCGGTTTCGGGATCTGCTGCATGGCGACAGCGACGCGGCGATCCTCGCGCGCGAACTGTTCGACTACTCGGGAGGCGACGGGCATGCCGCCCGCACCTTGCTGCTCTCCGCCACACCCTACCGAATGCTCACGCTCGCCGGCGACGAGCCCGACGAAGGCGACCACTATCAGGACTTCCTTGAGACCCTGAGTTTCCTCTATGGCCGGGAAAAGGGGCCGGAGGTGGCAGCCACGCTGGCACGTGAAATGCGCGCCTTCCGCGGCCTCTTGCATGCCCTGCCACAGTCACATGCCTCAGCGGTCGAGACCCGCCAGACCATCGAACGGCGCCTGCGCCGTGTGATCGCCCGAACCGAGCGGGTCGCATCCACGGTCGAGCGCGACTCCATGATGAGCGAGCCTCCCATCACGGTCTCGATCGCGCCCGCCGACCTCGCGCAGGCATCCGCCGTTTCTCAGGTGGCGCGCACGCTCGATGCGCCGGAAATCATCGAATACTGGAAGTCTTCGCCCTATCTGCTCAATTTTATGCGCCACTACAGCCTGAAGCGGCTGCTGGAAGACCAGATCGACGCGCCTTCGGCCGTGCTCCGCACCGCAATCCAGGCGGCTCGACCGGCCATGCTCGATCACGACGCCATCGACACCTATGCGCCGCTTGACCCGGCTAACGGTCGCATGCGCGCGATCATGGACGACATCTTCGGCCAGCATCTGGAACAGAACCTCTGGATACCCGCCGCCATGCCCTATTACGGCGAGGCGCGAGCCGGGGCGCCGCTGACCAAGGCGCTGATATTTTCGTCCTGGTCCATGGTGCCCGACGCGGTCGCAGCCCTGCTGTCCTACGAAGCGGAACGGCGCATGGGCGTCGGCGAATCCGGCCGGCGTTATTTCGAGCAGCATCGCCTGCGTCCCTTGCAGTTCCGGCAGGATCACGGCCGGCTCGCGGGTCTGCGCGCGCTGCTGTTGATCTATCCCTCGCCGGCGCTGGCCGAGCTGGCCGATCCGCTGGCGGTGTTCAGCGAAACGGGGACCGCCTTGTCGCTGGAGGAAATGCGCTCCGCTGTGGGCGACCGCCTCAAGCCCGCCCTCGGTGCTTTGAAGGAAGGCGCGGTGTCGCATCAGGACGCGCACAGCGCCGAGTGGGCCGCCCCAGCCGTGATCGATGACCTGCTGGGCGCGCGATCCCGCGCCTGGCTGGAAGCGACCCACGGCATGCGCGCCCTGGCGAGCGAAGACGCCTTCCACGATCATATCACCGAACTGGCGGCAGCGGTGAAGACGCACGACATCGGCGCTTTGTCCGACGATCTTTCGGACCTGCTGGTTGACGTCGCGCTCGGCAGTCCGGCCGTCTGCGCGCTTCGCGCCCTCAAGCGGATCGCGCCCGAGCTGGCGTGGGATGACCCACGCTTGCTCAGCGCCGCCGCTGAAGTCGCCTGGTCGTTCCGGGCGCTGTTCAATCAGCATGACGCGGTCGCCTTGCTGAGACGGGATACCGACGATCACTACTGGCGCCGCGTGCTGGCCTATTGCGCCCAGCACAACCTACAGGCCGTCCTGGACGAATACGCACATTACCTCGTCGATGCCGAAGGTCTCGGCGCCTACCCAGCCTACGACCGCGCAATCGGTGTCGCTCGCGCCATGGCCCAGGCCCTCGCTATCCGCCCGTCGCAGATCGACGTCGATGACGTGCAAGTCGATGGAGAGTCCCTCGCCATCAGCAAGTTCCAGATGCGCGGACGCTTCGCGATGCGGCTCGCCGACTACAAGGACGAAGACGGCGCCGTCGCGCGGCTCGGAGGCGTGCGTGACGCCTTCAACTCACCGTTCCGGCCGTTCGTTCTCGCCACCACGTCAGTCGGCCAGGAAGGGCTGGACTTCCATCCCTATTGCTATCGCGTCTATCACTGGAACTTGCCGGGCAACCCGGTGGACCTCGAGCAGCGCGAAGGCCGCGTCCACCGCTTCAAGGGCCATGCCGTGCGCCTCAATCTGGCCGAACGCCAGGCCGCGGTCGTCAGGGGCCGTGGGCAGGCTCCTGACGATCCGTGGAAGCTGATGTTCGAGCACGCGCGATCCGAGGCGGCGGTCGACACCGATCTCATCCCCTATTGGATCTACGAAGGTTCCGTGCGCGTCGAACGGCGCGTGCCGATGCTGCCGTTCAGTCGGGAAGTCACGCGACTCGCCTGGCTCAAACGCAGCCTCACGGTCTATCGACTGGCCTTCGGTCAACCGCGGCAGGACGATCTGCTCGACTACCTGCAAACCCTGGCCGGCGACGGCATGGACTCCAACCTGCTTACAGACCTGCAAATTCGGCTTGAGCCAGAGGTGTTCGACAGGTCAGCGTGA
- a CDS encoding phospholipase D family protein, translated as MLNRRSLDPEQRTLYGANLQPPAGYVFDAAVATTFSLDFETALAVPVSLALFAAENRDDILSHPLALLEGAERIAGRLVVFTDAGHIQASARPHSRLCSLLERIIVEVAAPQGGAFHPKMWALRFTPLRPEDPARLRLLVLSRNLTRDRSWDIAATLDGVITKQPKAVNRPVADFLRQLPDLATVGVPDGTKTLVDDLAEDMRRAEWSLPEPFQSVSFAVNGLGGKPWRPEPCVRLGVVSPFCDDQTLSMLAGLASAEKPIFIGRSDELAQVPGATLDGFARVAVLEEMAATEDGEEEDAAALQGLHAKAFIAERGWDTAITVGSGNATRPALLTGSNVEIFTTLTGKRSRVGSVEEILGDKGFGRLTRPFVRDETGAADAAQRAAEARLDRARREICRSGLTLRCERGEHAADGAPVWRVWLIPSKPLPLTGLGALRVWPITRGEGHARDLLEPLRQGQPADLGAMPLVDLTRFLACHLTDETEDVSILFSTGLMMEGLPAERHAAILRWVIDSKDAFFRYLRLLLSELGDPFAAALAAQDGSGQGAWRAASDDAPILEEMVRAFCRGGDQLRAIERLIARLETGDGDDTDPIPAEFRALWNTFRIALATQDAAHAE; from the coding sequence ATGCTGAATAGGCGCAGCCTCGATCCCGAACAACGAACGCTCTACGGCGCCAATCTTCAGCCGCCGGCGGGCTATGTCTTCGACGCGGCCGTCGCCACGACCTTCTCGCTCGACTTCGAGACCGCGCTCGCCGTGCCGGTCAGTCTGGCGCTCTTCGCCGCCGAGAACCGCGACGACATTCTCTCTCATCCTCTGGCGCTGCTCGAGGGTGCCGAGCGCATCGCCGGCCGCCTCGTCGTCTTCACCGACGCCGGCCATATCCAGGCGAGCGCCCGGCCGCATTCCCGCCTTTGCTCGCTGCTCGAACGCATCATCGTCGAGGTCGCCGCCCCTCAAGGCGGGGCTTTCCATCCCAAGATGTGGGCGCTGCGCTTCACGCCATTGCGGCCCGAAGACCCCGCCCGCCTGCGTCTGCTCGTTCTCTCCAGAAACCTGACGCGCGATCGCTCATGGGACATCGCCGCCACCCTCGACGGCGTGATCACCAAGCAGCCCAAAGCCGTCAATCGCCCGGTCGCCGACTTCCTTCGCCAGCTCCCCGACCTCGCGACCGTCGGCGTTCCCGACGGAACGAAGACGCTTGTCGATGACCTGGCCGAAGACATGCGCCGCGCCGAATGGAGCCTGCCCGAACCGTTCCAGAGCGTCTCCTTCGCCGTTAACGGCCTCGGCGGAAAGCCATGGCGCCCGGAACCCTGCGTTCGGCTGGGCGTGGTGTCGCCCTTCTGCGACGATCAAACCTTGTCGATGCTCGCCGGCCTGGCCAGCGCCGAAAAGCCCATCTTCATCGGGCGATCCGACGAACTCGCCCAGGTGCCCGGCGCCACGCTCGATGGCTTTGCCCGCGTGGCCGTGCTCGAGGAAATGGCGGCCACGGAAGATGGCGAGGAGGAGGACGCAGCGGCCCTACAAGGGCTCCATGCCAAGGCGTTCATCGCCGAACGCGGCTGGGACACCGCGATCACGGTCGGCTCGGGAAACGCCACGCGGCCGGCGCTGCTGACCGGCAGCAATGTCGAGATATTCACCACCCTGACCGGGAAGCGATCACGGGTCGGCAGCGTCGAGGAAATCCTCGGCGACAAGGGGTTTGGCCGGCTGACGCGGCCGTTCGTCCGCGACGAGACGGGAGCCGCCGATGCCGCGCAACGAGCCGCCGAGGCTCGTTTGGATCGGGCACGGCGCGAGATTTGCCGCAGCGGCCTCACGCTCCGTTGCGAGCGCGGCGAGCACGCCGCCGATGGCGCGCCGGTCTGGCGGGTCTGGCTGATCCCGTCCAAACCGCTGCCCCTTACCGGGCTCGGTGCGCTGCGAGTTTGGCCGATCACGCGGGGCGAAGGACATGCGCGCGATCTGCTGGAGCCGCTCCGGCAGGGACAGCCCGCCGACCTTGGCGCAATGCCCTTGGTCGACCTTACCCGGTTCCTCGCCTGTCACCTGACGGACGAGACGGAAGACGTCTCGATCCTGTTCAGCACCGGGCTCATGATGGAGGGGCTGCCCGCAGAGCGCCACGCCGCCATCCTGCGCTGGGTGATCGACAGCAAGGACGCCTTCTTCCGCTATCTCCGCCTGCTCCTCTCCGAATTAGGCGATCCCTTCGCCGCCGCCCTCGCGGCGCAGGACGGGTCAGGTCAGGGCGCTTGGCGCGCGGCAAGCGACGACGCGCCCATCCTCGAGGAGATGGTTCGGGCCTTCTGCCGGGGCGGAGACCAGCTTCGCGCCATCGAACGGCTGATCGCACGCTTGGAAACCGGCGACGGTGACGATACCGATCCGATTCCGGCCGAGTTCCGCGCACTCTGGAATACATTCCGAATTGCGCTCGCCACGCAGGATGCCGCGCATGCCGAATGA
- a CDS encoding DUF6361 family protein: MSSLAWIDFDEAERQRAQRIMALFQERETRDELGLGAIRDSIADHLFPGTSTIQTRLRYMLFIPWLYRALEKREVPEAQLRTEARDTEIRLADALKAGGESNGIIGRDAGPRLQRLPSSVYWAGLGAWGIRVFPGSLDSLFVALRGRGRSRGASSGEDALADTQTPAVWNPALPQMPGDLLESAVFRLTTDEAQFLIDRLIASQPTALLTMLAREGIDADCDYIWTHPHLSAFPSAARRLVQHGEVFSHVMHGAALLYNLALSELRQRDDWIEDYRARLKAWRDELDTGAVRAWSLDDFWNVVEHPAHAVRPAAKRFVSEWRDLVLAGTEQVISAPAARRLVEERERRLKISQSRYANHAVRDRWTGASGADRLSFRWAQAKSHLRDLAHAE; this comes from the coding sequence ATGTCGTCTCTTGCCTGGATCGATTTCGATGAAGCCGAGCGGCAGCGCGCGCAGCGCATCATGGCGCTCTTTCAGGAGCGCGAGACCCGCGACGAGCTGGGGCTGGGGGCGATCCGGGATTCCATCGCCGATCACCTCTTTCCGGGCACGAGCACGATCCAGACGCGCCTGCGATACATGCTGTTCATTCCCTGGCTCTATCGGGCGCTGGAAAAGCGCGAAGTCCCCGAAGCGCAGCTCCGCACCGAGGCGCGCGACACCGAAATCCGGCTTGCCGACGCCCTGAAAGCCGGCGGTGAGTCCAACGGCATCATCGGCCGGGATGCAGGACCACGGCTCCAGCGGTTGCCGAGTTCCGTCTATTGGGCTGGCCTGGGCGCGTGGGGCATCCGGGTCTTTCCGGGCTCGCTCGACAGTCTGTTCGTCGCGTTGCGGGGCCGTGGCCGGTCTCGCGGCGCATCCAGCGGCGAAGACGCTCTGGCCGACACCCAGACGCCCGCCGTCTGGAATCCGGCCTTGCCCCAGATGCCCGGCGATCTACTTGAGAGCGCCGTCTTCCGCCTGACCACCGACGAGGCGCAATTCCTCATCGACCGCCTGATCGCCAGCCAGCCCACCGCACTGCTCACGATGCTGGCGCGCGAAGGCATCGACGCGGACTGCGACTATATTTGGACACATCCTCATCTGTCGGCGTTTCCATCCGCCGCGCGCCGCCTCGTCCAGCATGGGGAAGTCTTCTCCCATGTGATGCACGGCGCCGCGCTGCTCTATAACCTCGCGCTCAGCGAGCTGCGCCAGCGCGACGACTGGATCGAGGACTATCGCGCTAGGCTTAAAGCCTGGCGCGACGAACTCGATACCGGCGCCGTCCGCGCGTGGTCGCTCGATGATTTCTGGAATGTCGTGGAACACCCGGCGCACGCCGTCCGACCGGCCGCCAAGCGGTTCGTGAGCGAGTGGCGCGATCTGGTTCTGGCCGGGACGGAGCAGGTAATCTCGGCGCCCGCCGCGCGGCGGCTTGTCGAGGAGCGCGAACGTCGGCTCAAGATCAGCCAGTCCCGCTACGCCAATCACGCTGTCCGCGACCGCTGGACCGGCGCATCGGGCGCCGACCGCCTCAGCTTCCGCTGGGCGCAGGCCAAATCCCACCTGCGGGATCTCGCCCATGCTGAATAG
- a CDS encoding UvrD-helicase domain-containing protein, with the protein MSSVSKVLKDDGARRNAISLHDRSILVEAGAGSGKTAVMAGRIAAMLAEGVAPRSIAAVTFTELAASELLSRVREFVADLSADTIATELRVALPDGLSQAHRDNLAAASAAIDEITCSTIHGFCQRLIKPYPAEADIDPGAGVMDRNQADLTFLEIVDGWLRERLSGGQGGILAELVLHSPGETVALIHKIAENLRRRPTLTAPPVSPLGGHLTAFRQATADFANFMDGTAAAEPETVTIVERLAEMATAVANGPDPATPAGLVRLLTARPHPDLCTKTGAFASYRKKGKWAATAKQAGLSKADGDRLNDAAETHYTACCDAWVALAQAVAGHALAALIDEARPILQRYRDHKRASAQLDFDDLIFAARDLLRDHDAVRQALGQRFAHVLVDEFQDTDPLQTEIFWRLCGEPVDGDDDWTRFQIRPGALFLVGDPKQAIYRFRGADVGAYVQARDAFRAQDPGNLLSISTNFRSCASILTFVNERFEAVLSTDGQPGFTALDPFHDDRSGLCVAALDIAVADENGKASAEQQRDAEADAIAELCARLIESHPIIDRRSGAERPCQPGDIALLAPTGAELWRYEEALERRGIPVATQAGKGLFRRQEVQDLIALTRVLADRRDTLALGALLRGPLVGLTEENLLDIIWGLPRSEEQPDRIPRLDLSIDPAVIAHPLAREVIERLQSLSRRGNSTTPHELLSQAVDVLRVRPLLLERHRGQAERALANVDLYLSLSTGYAVRGLRAFAEAMTAAWSDEARAVEGRPDAQEEAVALFTMHAAKGLEWPIVIPVNTMTGVMAPDSAVIDRQTETFYCPVLGVVPEGYETARQAEKEELDRERIRLWYVAATRARELLVLPRLDATPSKSAWIGLVDLSLADLPALDVSHLPAGLTTAGAGAGNTQTRASFAAEAEAIAAAQTRLTWLAPSRDENAAGTVLREEEAALWTGSADDQPPELEAAVLVQGGRERGLILHKLMEEVLTGEIPEAEAALTERAGHLIRALGQSPVADPATGLSAQELAACVVRTLALPDIAALRPGLLAEFPVYSAQAADGVETATAGIADALTLTAEGRPAVVVDWKSDVTPATGTLDHYRAQVRAYLDMTGAERGLIVLMTSGAVIPVLPTKPTESEAA; encoded by the coding sequence ATGAGCAGCGTGTCCAAGGTGCTGAAGGACGACGGCGCCCGCCGCAATGCGATCAGCCTCCATGATCGCTCCATCCTGGTCGAGGCCGGCGCGGGCTCAGGCAAGACCGCCGTCATGGCCGGCCGCATCGCCGCCATGCTGGCCGAAGGCGTCGCGCCGCGCTCCATCGCCGCCGTCACCTTCACCGAACTCGCCGCGAGCGAGCTGCTGTCGCGTGTCCGCGAGTTCGTCGCCGATCTCTCGGCCGACACGATCGCGACCGAGCTGCGCGTGGCGCTGCCCGATGGGCTGTCCCAAGCCCATCGCGACAATCTCGCCGCCGCCAGCGCCGCGATCGACGAAATCACCTGCTCGACCATCCACGGCTTCTGCCAGCGCCTGATCAAGCCCTATCCGGCGGAGGCCGACATCGATCCCGGCGCCGGCGTCATGGATCGCAACCAGGCCGACCTCACCTTCCTCGAAATTGTCGATGGCTGGCTGCGCGAACGCCTGTCCGGCGGTCAGGGCGGTATCCTGGCCGAGCTGGTGCTGCACAGCCCCGGCGAGACCGTGGCGCTCATCCATAAGATCGCCGAGAATCTGCGCCGTCGCCCCACGCTCACGGCCCCGCCCGTGTCTCCACTTGGCGGCCACCTCACGGCGTTCCGGCAGGCCACGGCGGATTTCGCGAACTTCATGGATGGCACGGCGGCGGCCGAGCCCGAAACGGTGACGATCGTCGAGCGGCTGGCCGAAATGGCGACCGCCGTGGCGAACGGTCCCGATCCCGCGACGCCCGCGGGCCTCGTTCGGCTCCTGACCGCGCGGCCCCACCCGGATCTTTGCACCAAGACCGGCGCCTTCGCCTCCTACCGCAAGAAGGGCAAATGGGCCGCCACGGCCAAACAGGCCGGTCTCTCCAAGGCCGATGGCGACCGGCTGAACGACGCCGCCGAGACCCACTACACCGCCTGTTGCGACGCTTGGGTCGCGTTGGCGCAGGCCGTCGCCGGCCATGCCCTGGCCGCGCTGATCGACGAAGCGCGTCCGATCCTGCAACGCTATCGCGACCACAAGCGCGCCAGCGCCCAGCTCGATTTCGACGATCTGATTTTCGCCGCGCGCGACTTGCTGCGCGACCACGACGCCGTGCGCCAGGCGCTGGGACAGCGTTTCGCCCATGTCCTCGTCGACGAGTTTCAGGACACCGATCCCCTGCAAACCGAAATCTTCTGGCGGCTGTGTGGCGAGCCGGTCGACGGGGATGACGACTGGACCCGGTTCCAAATCCGGCCGGGCGCGCTCTTCCTGGTCGGCGACCCGAAGCAGGCGATCTATCGCTTCCGGGGCGCCGATGTCGGCGCCTATGTGCAGGCGCGCGACGCCTTCCGCGCCCAAGACCCCGGCAACCTTCTGTCGATCTCCACCAACTTCCGCTCCTGCGCCTCGATCCTCACCTTCGTCAACGAGCGCTTCGAGGCCGTGCTCTCGACCGACGGCCAGCCGGGCTTTACCGCTCTCGACCCGTTTCATGACGATCGGAGCGGCCTGTGCGTGGCGGCTCTCGACATCGCCGTGGCCGACGAAAACGGCAAGGCCAGCGCCGAACAGCAGCGCGACGCCGAAGCCGACGCCATCGCCGAGTTGTGCGCCCGGCTGATCGAAAGCCACCCCATCATCGACCGTCGCAGCGGCGCCGAGCGCCCCTGCCAGCCGGGCGACATCGCCTTGCTGGCGCCAACCGGCGCGGAGCTGTGGCGCTATGAGGAAGCCCTGGAACGCCGCGGCATCCCTGTCGCGACCCAAGCCGGCAAGGGTCTGTTCCGCCGCCAGGAGGTCCAGGATCTGATCGCGCTGACCCGCGTTCTGGCCGACCGCCGCGACACCCTGGCGCTCGGCGCGCTGCTGCGCGGGCCTCTGGTTGGCCTCACCGAAGAAAACCTGCTGGACATCATCTGGGGACTTCCGCGCTCGGAGGAACAGCCGGATCGGATTCCGCGCCTGGATCTCAGCATCGATCCCGCCGTCATCGCGCACCCGCTCGCGCGCGAAGTCATCGAGCGGCTGCAATCGCTCTCCCGGCGCGGCAACAGCACGACCCCGCACGAGCTGCTCTCGCAGGCCGTGGACGTGTTGCGCGTCCGTCCGCTCCTCCTCGAGCGCCATCGCGGCCAGGCCGAGCGCGCGCTCGCCAATGTCGATCTCTATCTCAGCCTGTCGACCGGCTACGCCGTGCGCGGTTTGCGCGCCTTCGCCGAGGCGATGACAGCGGCGTGGTCCGACGAGGCCCGCGCCGTCGAGGGACGGCCCGACGCCCAGGAGGAAGCGGTCGCGCTCTTCACCATGCACGCGGCCAAGGGGCTGGAATGGCCGATCGTCATTCCGGTCAACACCATGACCGGCGTCATGGCGCCCGACAGCGCCGTGATCGACCGCCAGACCGAGACCTTCTATTGTCCGGTCCTGGGCGTCGTGCCCGAGGGCTACGAAACCGCGCGCCAGGCGGAAAAGGAGGAGCTGGACCGCGAACGCATCCGACTCTGGTATGTCGCAGCCACCCGCGCCCGCGAACTCCTCGTCTTGCCCCGGCTCGACGCCACGCCGTCGAAATCGGCCTGGATCGGTCTCGTCGATCTGTCGCTCGCCGACCTGCCCGCCCTGGACGTCTCTCACTTGCCTGCCGGTCTCACGACCGCAGGTGCGGGCGCGGGCAACACCCAGACGCGCGCGAGCTTCGCCGCCGAAGCCGAAGCCATCGCGGCCGCGCAGACGCGGTTGACCTGGCTCGCGCCCAGCCGTGACGAAAACGCCGCCGGGACCGTGCTGCGGGAAGAAGAAGCCGCGCTCTGGACGGGATCGGCCGACGATCAGCCCCCCGAGCTGGAAGCCGCCGTCCTCGTGCAGGGGGGCCGCGAGCGCGGGCTGATCCTCCACAAGCTCATGGAAGAGGTGCTGACCGGCGAAATCCCCGAAGCGGAAGCCGCCCTGACCGAACGGGCTGGCCACCTCATCCGAGCCCTCGGGCAGTCTCCGGTCGCCGACCCGGCCACGGGGCTGTCGGCGCAGGAACTGGCGGCCTGTGTGGTCCGGACCCTGGCTCTGCCTGACATCGCGGCCCTACGGCCGGGTCTTCTGGCCGAATTTCCCGTCTATTCCGCACAGGCGGCCGACGGCGTGGAAACCGCAACGGCCGGGATCGCCGATGCCCTGACCCTGACGGCCGAGGGCCGCCCCGCCGTCGTCGTGGACTGGAAAAGCGATGTGACGCCGGCAACGGGAACGCTCGATCACTATCGCGCGCAGGTGCGGGCCTATCTCGACATGACCGGCGCCGAGCGCGGACTGATCGTGCTGATGACCTCCGGCGCCGTCATTCCCGTCCTGCCGACGAAGCCGACCGAAAGCGAGGCGGCCTGA